The Brachionichthys hirsutus isolate HB-005 chromosome 8, CSIRO-AGI_Bhir_v1, whole genome shotgun sequence genome contains a region encoding:
- the poc1a gene encoding POC1 centriolar protein homolog A translates to MTSALSDPALERHFKGHRDTVTSVDISCNMKQIATGSMDSSVMIWNMKPQMRAYRFDGHKDAVISVQFSSSGHLVASASRDKTVRLWVPSMKAESTAFRAHTASVRSVNFSGDGQTLVTASDDKTIKVWTVHRQKFLFSLNQHINWVRCAKFSPDDRLIVSSSDDKTIRLWDKNSRECIHTFYEHAGYANFVDFHPSGTCIAAASTDSSVKVWDIRSHKMLQHYQVHNGVVNSLSFHPAGNFLITASSDSTMKILDLVEGKLLYTLHGHQGPVTCVSFSRTGEYFASGGSDDQVMVWKSNFDSAECSDGVRLQHKSTGTSSWRAPAASSTSRPHLTSHPSVRHSQVPELSEHSNGQDNTQSRGWSGSHSRATHSHTHRNPSSISSSTHQTKTQGIPQTSPQAQAPSPDAGLPPGLAGTLEHIIGQLDILTQTVSILEQRLTLTEDKLKECLENQMEIGLHLQRREEA, encoded by the exons ATGACTTCTGCACTG TCTGATCCAGCTCTTGAGAGACATTTCAAGGGTCACAGAGACACTGTGACGAGCGTGGACATCAGCTGCAACATGAAGCAAATTG CTACAGGCTCTATGGACTCCAGTGTGATGATCTGGAACATGAAACCTCAGATGCGAGCCTATCGTTTTGACGGACATAAAGACGCAGttatttcagttcagttttcttCGAGTGGCCACCTAGTAGCCTCTGCATCCAGAGACAAGACCGTACGCCTGTGGGTGCCTAGCAT gaagGCTGAGTCCACAGCTTTCCGGGCTCACACTGCATCGGTCCGTAGCGTTAACTTTTCTGGTGATGGACAGACTCTGGTCACAGCCTCTGACGACAAGACCATCAAAGTGTGGACTGTCCACAGGCAGAagttcctcttctctctcaaCCAACACATCAACTGGGTCCGCTGTGCCAA GTTTTCTCCAGATGATCGTTTGATTGTATCGTCCAGTGATGATAAGACTATAAGGCTGTGGGACAAAAACAGCAGAGAGTGTATTCATACTTTCTATGAACATGCTGG TTATGCAAACTTTGTGGACTTTCATCCCAGTGGAACGTGCATCGCTGCTGCCAGTACCGACAGCTCTGTGAAGGTGTGGGACATCCGATCCCATAAGATGCTGCAGCATTACCAAG tccACAATGGTGTCGTGAACAGCTTGTCTTTCCATCCGGCTGGTAATTTCCTAATCACTGCGTCCAGTGATTCCACAATGAAGATACTAGACCTTGTAGAGGGCAAGCTCCTGTATACGCTGCACGGACACCAG GGTCCAGTGACTTGTGTGTCCTTCTCCAGGACAGGAGAATACTTTGCTTCTGGAGGATCTGATGATCAG GTCATGGTGTGGAAGAGCAACTTTGACTCCGCTGAATGCAGTGATGGTGTCAGGCTGCAACATAAAAGTACCGGTACCTCCAGCTGGCGGGCACCGGCAGCCAGCTCCACATCGCGCCCCCACCTGACTTCGCATCCATCTGTGCGCCACAGTCAG GTTCCTGAATTGTCTGAACACTCGAATGGACAGGACAACACGCAGAGCAGGGGGTGGAGTGGCAGCCACAGCAGGGCGACTCATTCCCACACCCACAGAAACCCcagctccatctcctcctccacccaccaGACGAAGACCCAGGGCATTCCACAGACTTCACCCCAGGCTCAAGCACCGTCCCCAGATGCAGGCCTCCCCCCTGGTTTAGCTGGCACTCTGGAACACATCATAGGTCAGCTGGATATTCTCACTCAG ACGGTTTCGATCTTGGAGCAGAGGCTGACGCTCACAGAGGACAAGCTCAAAGAGTGTTTGGAGAACCAGATGGAGATCGGCCTGCATCTccagagacgagaggaggccTAA
- the b9d2 gene encoding B9 domain-containing protein 2 produces the protein MAELHIIGQIVGGSGFPQNSLFCKWGFHTGGAWRRLSGLKEGQTQVDNPQIGDMAYWNHPIDLHYATKGLQGWPKMHLQVWHQDSFGRCQLFGYGYCHVPSSPGHHRIRCVTWRPLGSWQEQLAQMFVGGGPQLRSPDLIHSGADRYRLQTEAMGTVELEMGLIMRYFDKYGVES, from the coding sequence ATGGCCGAGCTCCACATTATCGGTCAGATCGTCGGAGGCAGCGGTTTCCCGCAGAACAGCTTGTTTTGCAAATGGGGGTTTCACACGGGAGGAGCATGGCGTCGTCTGTCCGGGCTGAAGGAGGGCCAGACCCAAGTGGACAACCCCCAAATAGGAGACATGGCGTACTGGAACCACCCGATCGATCTCCACTACGCGACCAAGGGGCTCCAGGGATGGCCCAAAATGCATCTCCAAGTGTGGCACCAGGACTCCTTCGGACGCTGCCAGTTGTTTGGTTACGGGTACTGCCACGTCCCCTCCAGCCCGGGACACCACCGGATACGCTGCGTGACCTGGAGGCCGCTCGGCTCCTGGCAGGAACAGCTGGCGCAGATGTTTGTCGGCGGCGGGCCGCAGCTCCGGAGCCCGGACCTGATTCACAGCGGGGCGGACCGGTACAGACTGCAAACCGAAGCCATGGGAACCGTGGAGCTTGAAATGGGCCTTATTATGAGATATTTTGACAAATATGGCGTTGAAAGTTAA
- the dusp7 gene encoding dual specificity protein phosphatase 7, whose protein sequence is MKTTHPRSGSVIVTVTMMMMMSGKSVEWLQEELESGAGSSLLLLDCRSHELFESSHVGSAINLAIPGLMLRRLKKGNLPIRSIIPNNEDKETFVKRCKTDVVVLYDEASPERQEPGLGGSGLGGSVLGLLLQKLRDDGCKAFYLEGGFNKFQSEYPEHCETNLDCSCPSSSPPASVLGLGGLRISSDCSDGESDREPGSATESEGSPLPNNQPAFPVQILPYLYLGCAKDSANLDVLSKYNIKYILNVTPNLPNMFEHEGDFKYKQIPISDHWSQNLSQFFPEAISFIDEARSQKCGILVHCLAGISRSVTVTVAYLMQKLNLSLNDAYDFVKRKKSNISPNFNFMGQLLDFERTLGLNSPCDNCSTSPTHEQLFFTTPTNHNVFQLDTLEST, encoded by the exons ATGAAAACCACGCATCCGCGGAGCGGCTCTGTGATCGTGactgtgacgatgatgatgatgatgtcggGTAAGAGCGTGGagtggctgcaggaggagctggagtccGGGGCCGgctcctctctcctgctgctcgACTGCAGATCCCACGAGCTGTTCGAGTCCTCGCACGTCGGCTCGGCCATCAACCTGGCCATCCCGGGCCTCATGCTGCGGAGGCTGAAGAAGGGCAACCTGCCCATCCGCTCCATCATCCCCAACAACGAGGACAAGGAGACGTTCGTCAAGCGGTGCAAGACGGACGTGGTGGTTCTGTACGACGAGGCGAGCCCGGAGCGCCAGGAGCCCGGGCTGGGGGGGTCCGGGCTGGGGGGCTCCGTGCTGGGGCTGCTCCTGCAGAAGCTGCGGGATGACGGATGCAAGGCGTTTTACCTGGAAG ggggctTCAACAAGTTCCAGTCCGAGTACCCCGAGCACTGCGAGACCAATTTGGACTGCTCCTGTCCCAGCAGCTCCCCACCAGCCTCCGTCCTCGGGTTGGGAGGACTCCGCATCAGCTCCGACTGCTCGGACGGGGAATCCGACCGTGAGCCGGGCAGCGCCACGGAGTCCGAGGGCAGCCCGCTCCCCAACAACCAGCCAGCATTTCCGGTCCAGATCCTGCCATACCTTTACCTGGGCTGTGCCAAAGACTCCGCCAACCTGGATGTGCTCAGCAAGTACAATATCAAGTACATCCTCAACGTGACGCCCAACCTGCCCAACATGTTCGAACATGAAGGCGATTTCAAGTACAAGCAGATCCCCATCTCCGATCACTGGAGCCAGAACCTCTCTCAGTTTTTCCCAGAGGCCATTTCATTCATCG atgAGGCTCGCTCACAAAAGTGCGGGATCCTGGTCCACTGCCTGGCCGGGATCAGCCGCTCGGTGACCGTCACCGTGGCCTACCTGATGCAGAAGCTCAACCTGTCGCTCAACGACGCCTATGACTTTGTGAAGCGGAAAAAGTCCAACATTTCCCCCAACTTCAACTTTATGGGCCAGCTCCTGGACTTCGAGCGGACTCTGGGCCTCAACAGCCCCTGTGACAACTGCTCCACCTCTCCAACGCACGAGCAACTCTTCTTCACCACTCCAACCAATCACAATGTGTTTCAGCTGGACACGCTCGAGTCCACATGA